The following proteins come from a genomic window of Larimichthys crocea isolate SSNF chromosome XV, L_crocea_2.0, whole genome shotgun sequence:
- the larp4aa gene encoding la ribonucleoprotein 4Aa isoform X1: MSSDQSGEPPLLQEEADPGPKTGGKDEALLGSEGGSGGMVTSKGAGLNPNAKVWQEMPVASSEAVPNSPHWPPSDISEGYSEPSSAGCKQYTVGFTALDDSSSTATAEIAVNGMDPPELGFSPAESTTGTSVDSKTDEQPISSENLRESLKKELEFYFSRENLSKDLYLMSQMDSDQFVPIWTIASMEGIKVLTTDMELILDVLRSSPMVQVDEKGEKVRPNHKRCIIILREVPETTPVEEVESLFKNDNCPKVISVEFAHNNNWYITFQSDTDAQQAYKYLREEVKTFQGKPIMARIKAINTFFAKNGYRSMDSSLYAQQSQSQSQYSSPLYMQHVYPQQQYPVYGIVPPTWTPSPTPYFETPLAPFPNSSFVNGFGSAGHYKTASNSLNITRPFNRNRVPLYSRKNVINAFRNHVKPQVRTSEVTTASITPVPLESLTALRSPQPPTPAAATTNPVQTTSDLSSTFSHLSSSSSSLDPSDDSSVAGRGRRSTTYRGTRRRREDDRIARPVPLAEVKVSPPKFDLAATNFPPLPGCVVSTQGEPVLENRMSDVVRGLYRDKTEQANKEATVSPGSGQAPVAEEAVVVSSPALAAAKSATQPLGPSAPGITRQEKRVERAEPPAPTPKVTPRAPVQTTVNPPSSTQPVPSSRPQPSAASTPATPSTPAPSTATNPTHAQEPRKLSYAEVCQRPPKDPPPAAPAPASTGTASGQPLRELRVNKAEESGSSSGPGDKQEKSHDREGGWECKESRPPRERDSQGYYRSNGPRGSGGLKFREQRRPPPARRSSPQGGYRHTGKEQNIPPVSPK, from the exons ATGAGTTCAGACCAGAGCGGAGAGCCGCcgctgctgcaggaggaggctGATCCCGGACCGAAGACCGGTGGGAAGGACGAGGCTCTGCTGGGGAGCGAGGGAGGGTCAGGCGGCATG GTCACCTCTAAGGGCGCCGGTTTGAACCCAAATGCCAAGGTGTGGCAGGAGATGCCTGTGGCCTCCAGCGAGGCTGTTCCCAACAGCCCTCATTGGCCCCCCTCAGACATCAGCGAGG GTTATTCTGAGCCTTCATCTGCTGGGTGCAAGCAGTACACTGTGGGATTCACGGCCCTGGATGACAGCAGCTCCACAGCAACAGCTGAGATAGCAGTAAATGGAATGGACCCTCCAGAGTTGGGATTTTCCCCCGCTGAGTCCACCACAGGGACCTCAG tggACTCCAAAACTGACGAACAGCCGATCTCCTCTGAGAATCTACGAGAGTCTCTGAAGAAAGAGCTGGAGTTTTATTTCTCCAG AGAAAACCTCTCGAAGGATTTATACCTGATGTCGCAGATGGACAGCGACCAGTTTGTCCCTATTTGGACTATAGCCAGCATGGAGGGCATCAAAGTCCTCACCACTGACATGGAGCTCATCCTGGACGTGTTGAGAT CCTCCCCGATGGTACAAGTGGATGAGAAAGGGGAGAAGGTGCGTCCAAATCACAAGCGGTGCATTATCATCCTGAGGGAGGTCCCTGAAACCACACCTGTTGAG GAAGTTGAGTCACTGTTCAAAAACGACAACTGTCCAAAGGTGATAAGTGTTGAGTTtgcacacaacaacaactggtACATCACATTCCAATCGGACACGGACGCTCAGCAG GCATACAAGTACTTGAGAGAGgaagtaaaaacatttcagggaAAACCCATCATG GCCAGAATAAAGGCCATCAACACATTCTTTGCAAAGAATGGCTACCGTAGCATGGACAGCAGCCTGTACGCTCAGCAGTCCCAGAGCCAGTCCCAGTACAGCTCTCCACTCTACATGCAGCATGTCTACCCGCAGCAGCAGTACCCAGTCTACGGCATCGTACCCCCAACCTGGACGCCTTCGCCAACACCATATTTTGAAACTCCTCTG gCACCGTTTCCCAACAGTAGCTTTGTGAATGGATTTGGCTCTGCTGGACACTACAAAACTGCTTCCAACTCTCTTAACATCACTCGCCCGTTCAACAGAAACCG TGTCCCCCTCTATTCAAGAAAGAATGTAATAAATGCCTTCAG AAATCACGTGAAGCCCCAGGTGAGGACAAGCGAGGTGACCACGGCATCTATAACTCCTGTCCCCTTGGAGAGTCTGACTGCACTGCGCAGCCCGCAGCCGCCCACTCCTGCCGCTGCCACCACTAACCCAGTCCAGACAACCTCCGACCTGAGCTCAACGTTCtcacatctctcctcctcttcctcgtcttTGGACCCCAGTGATGACAGCAGTGTGGCCGGACGTGGAAG GCGGAGCACAACCTACAGAGGAACACGGAGGAGGCGAGAAGACGACCGGATCGCG AGGCCAGTGCCGCTAGCAGAGGTCAAGGTTTCGCCACCCAAGTTTGATTTGGCTGCTACAAATTTCCCACCTCTTCCTGGCTGCGTGGTCAGCACACAGGGAGAGCCAGTGCTAGAAAACCGAATGTCAGATGTTGTACGTGGCTTGTACAGGGATAAG ACTGAACAAGCCAATAAAGAAGCCACTGTGAGTCCAGGTTCAGGGCAAGCCCCAGTCGCAGAGGAGGCTGTGGTTGTCTCAAGTCCTGCCCTGGCAGCAGCGAAATCTGCTACACAACCACTTGGGCCCTCAGCTCCTGG TATCACTCGTCAGGAGAAGAGGGTTGAACGGGCAGAGCCGCCCGCTCCGACTCCAAAAGTGACTCCACGCGCACCTGTTCAAACTACCGTGAACCCACCCTCCTCCACACAGCCTGTGCCTAGCTCCAGGCCTCAACCCTCTGCTGCCTCCACGCCAGCGACACCCAGCACGCCGGCCCCATCTACAGCCACTAATCCCACCCATGCACAG GAGCCACGTAAGCTCAGCTACGCCGAGGTGTGCCAACGGCCACCCAAGGACCCTCCCCCTGCGGCCCCTGCTCCAGCTTCCACGGGCACCGCGTCAGGCCAGCCGCTACGCGAGTTGCGCGTGAACAAGGCTGAGGAGTCGGGCTCTAGCAGCGGTCCTGGAGACAAGCAGGAGAAAAGCCACGACCGGGAGGGGGGATGGGAATGCAAGGAGAGCCGGCCACCGCGTGAACGTGACTCTCAAGGCTACTATCGCAGCAATGGCCCCAGAGGCTCAGGGGGCCTCAAGTTTCGGGAGCAGAGGCGCCCTCCTCCAGCTCGACGCAGCTCCCCCCAGGGAGGCTACAGGCACACTGGCAAAGAGCAGAATATCCCACCAGTATCGCCAAAgtaa
- the larp4aa gene encoding la ribonucleoprotein 4Aa isoform X2 produces the protein MSSDQSGEPPLLQEEADPGPKTGGKDEALLGSEGGSGGMVTSKGAGLNPNAKVWQEMPVASSEAVPNSPHWPPSDISEGYSEPSSAGCKQYTVGFTALDDSSSTATAEIAVNGMDPPELGFSPAESTTGTSVDSKTDEQPISSENLRESLKKELEFYFSRENLSKDLYLMSQMDSDQFVPIWTIASMEGIKVLTTDMELILDVLRSSPMVQVDEKGEKVRPNHKRCIIILREVPETTPVEEVESLFKNDNCPKVISVEFAHNNNWYITFQSDTDAQQAYKYLREEVKTFQGKPIMARIKAINTFFAKNGYRSMDSSLYAQQSQSQSQYSSPLYMQHVYPQQQYPVYGIVPPTWTPSPTPYFETPLAPFPNSSFVNGFGSAGHYKTASNSLNITRPFNRNRNHVKPQVRTSEVTTASITPVPLESLTALRSPQPPTPAAATTNPVQTTSDLSSTFSHLSSSSSSLDPSDDSSVAGRGRRSTTYRGTRRRREDDRIARPVPLAEVKVSPPKFDLAATNFPPLPGCVVSTQGEPVLENRMSDVVRGLYRDKTEQANKEATVSPGSGQAPVAEEAVVVSSPALAAAKSATQPLGPSAPGITRQEKRVERAEPPAPTPKVTPRAPVQTTVNPPSSTQPVPSSRPQPSAASTPATPSTPAPSTATNPTHAQEPRKLSYAEVCQRPPKDPPPAAPAPASTGTASGQPLRELRVNKAEESGSSSGPGDKQEKSHDREGGWECKESRPPRERDSQGYYRSNGPRGSGGLKFREQRRPPPARRSSPQGGYRHTGKEQNIPPVSPK, from the exons ATGAGTTCAGACCAGAGCGGAGAGCCGCcgctgctgcaggaggaggctGATCCCGGACCGAAGACCGGTGGGAAGGACGAGGCTCTGCTGGGGAGCGAGGGAGGGTCAGGCGGCATG GTCACCTCTAAGGGCGCCGGTTTGAACCCAAATGCCAAGGTGTGGCAGGAGATGCCTGTGGCCTCCAGCGAGGCTGTTCCCAACAGCCCTCATTGGCCCCCCTCAGACATCAGCGAGG GTTATTCTGAGCCTTCATCTGCTGGGTGCAAGCAGTACACTGTGGGATTCACGGCCCTGGATGACAGCAGCTCCACAGCAACAGCTGAGATAGCAGTAAATGGAATGGACCCTCCAGAGTTGGGATTTTCCCCCGCTGAGTCCACCACAGGGACCTCAG tggACTCCAAAACTGACGAACAGCCGATCTCCTCTGAGAATCTACGAGAGTCTCTGAAGAAAGAGCTGGAGTTTTATTTCTCCAG AGAAAACCTCTCGAAGGATTTATACCTGATGTCGCAGATGGACAGCGACCAGTTTGTCCCTATTTGGACTATAGCCAGCATGGAGGGCATCAAAGTCCTCACCACTGACATGGAGCTCATCCTGGACGTGTTGAGAT CCTCCCCGATGGTACAAGTGGATGAGAAAGGGGAGAAGGTGCGTCCAAATCACAAGCGGTGCATTATCATCCTGAGGGAGGTCCCTGAAACCACACCTGTTGAG GAAGTTGAGTCACTGTTCAAAAACGACAACTGTCCAAAGGTGATAAGTGTTGAGTTtgcacacaacaacaactggtACATCACATTCCAATCGGACACGGACGCTCAGCAG GCATACAAGTACTTGAGAGAGgaagtaaaaacatttcagggaAAACCCATCATG GCCAGAATAAAGGCCATCAACACATTCTTTGCAAAGAATGGCTACCGTAGCATGGACAGCAGCCTGTACGCTCAGCAGTCCCAGAGCCAGTCCCAGTACAGCTCTCCACTCTACATGCAGCATGTCTACCCGCAGCAGCAGTACCCAGTCTACGGCATCGTACCCCCAACCTGGACGCCTTCGCCAACACCATATTTTGAAACTCCTCTG gCACCGTTTCCCAACAGTAGCTTTGTGAATGGATTTGGCTCTGCTGGACACTACAAAACTGCTTCCAACTCTCTTAACATCACTCGCCCGTTCAACAGAAACCG AAATCACGTGAAGCCCCAGGTGAGGACAAGCGAGGTGACCACGGCATCTATAACTCCTGTCCCCTTGGAGAGTCTGACTGCACTGCGCAGCCCGCAGCCGCCCACTCCTGCCGCTGCCACCACTAACCCAGTCCAGACAACCTCCGACCTGAGCTCAACGTTCtcacatctctcctcctcttcctcgtcttTGGACCCCAGTGATGACAGCAGTGTGGCCGGACGTGGAAG GCGGAGCACAACCTACAGAGGAACACGGAGGAGGCGAGAAGACGACCGGATCGCG AGGCCAGTGCCGCTAGCAGAGGTCAAGGTTTCGCCACCCAAGTTTGATTTGGCTGCTACAAATTTCCCACCTCTTCCTGGCTGCGTGGTCAGCACACAGGGAGAGCCAGTGCTAGAAAACCGAATGTCAGATGTTGTACGTGGCTTGTACAGGGATAAG ACTGAACAAGCCAATAAAGAAGCCACTGTGAGTCCAGGTTCAGGGCAAGCCCCAGTCGCAGAGGAGGCTGTGGTTGTCTCAAGTCCTGCCCTGGCAGCAGCGAAATCTGCTACACAACCACTTGGGCCCTCAGCTCCTGG TATCACTCGTCAGGAGAAGAGGGTTGAACGGGCAGAGCCGCCCGCTCCGACTCCAAAAGTGACTCCACGCGCACCTGTTCAAACTACCGTGAACCCACCCTCCTCCACACAGCCTGTGCCTAGCTCCAGGCCTCAACCCTCTGCTGCCTCCACGCCAGCGACACCCAGCACGCCGGCCCCATCTACAGCCACTAATCCCACCCATGCACAG GAGCCACGTAAGCTCAGCTACGCCGAGGTGTGCCAACGGCCACCCAAGGACCCTCCCCCTGCGGCCCCTGCTCCAGCTTCCACGGGCACCGCGTCAGGCCAGCCGCTACGCGAGTTGCGCGTGAACAAGGCTGAGGAGTCGGGCTCTAGCAGCGGTCCTGGAGACAAGCAGGAGAAAAGCCACGACCGGGAGGGGGGATGGGAATGCAAGGAGAGCCGGCCACCGCGTGAACGTGACTCTCAAGGCTACTATCGCAGCAATGGCCCCAGAGGCTCAGGGGGCCTCAAGTTTCGGGAGCAGAGGCGCCCTCCTCCAGCTCGACGCAGCTCCCCCCAGGGAGGCTACAGGCACACTGGCAAAGAGCAGAATATCCCACCAGTATCGCCAAAgtaa
- the pfkma gene encoding phosphofructokinase, muscle a produces the protein MSSSGNMSKSLHPTTDPTKMGIGRSIAVLTSGGDAQGMNAAVRATVRVGLYTGAKVYFVHEGYQGLVDGGDHIQPATWESVSMMLQLGGTVIGSARCKDFRSREGRMKAARNLVKLGITNLCVIGGDGSLTGANEFRTEWSGLLGDLVRAGKITEDEAKKSSHLNIVGMVGSIDNDFCGTDMTIGTDSALHRIIEVVDAITTTAQSHQRTFILEVMGRHCGYLALVTALSCGADWVFIPEMPPDEGWEDHLCRRLADQRARGSRLNVIIVAEGAIARNGKPITSDQIKKLVTDRLGFDTRTTVLGHVQRGGTPSAFDRILGSRMGVEAVMALLEATPDTPACVVSLSGNQAVRLPLMECVQVTKDVTAAMAEGRFEDAIKLRGKSFENNWNTYKLLAHINPPDVKSNINVAIMNIGAPCAGMNAAVRAAVRMGIIQGHTMLAVHDGFDGLAQGQVEPINWTSVSGWTGKGGSMLGTKRTLPSKKMEEISQNIAKFNIHSLVIIGGFEAYVGGLELVQAREKYEEMCIPIVVIPATVSNNVPGSDFSIGADTALNTITSTCDRIKQSAAGTKRRVFLVETMGGYCGYLATMAGLAAGADAAYIFEEKFNIKDLEVNVEHLVEKMKTTVKRGLILRNENSNANYTTDFIFNLYSEEGKGIFDCRKNVLGHMQQGGTPTPFDRNFGTKMGAKSVLWLTEKLKECYRHGRIFANTPDSACVLGMRKRALTFQPLADLKADTDFEHRIPRTQWWLKIRPIMKILAKYNIKLDTSEHADMEHVIKKRSPLGK, from the exons ATGAGTTCCTCTGGAAACATGTCCAAGAGTCTCCACCCAACCACGGACCCCACAAAGATGGGGATTGGACGTTCCATCGCTGTGCTGACGTCAGGAGGAGACGCCCAAG GTATGAACGCTGCTGTGAGAGCCACAGTCAGAGTTGGCCTCTACACTGGCGCTAAAGTCTACTTTGTTCATGAG GGCTACCAGGGTCTGGTGGATGGAGGAGATCACATTCAACCCGCCACATGGGAAAGTGTGTCCATGATGCTTCAGCTG GGAGGTACAGTCATCGGTAGTGCCCGCTGTAAGGACTTCCGCTCCAGAGAAGGTCGTATGAAGGCAGCTCGTAACCTGGTGAAGCTGGGCATCACCAACCTGTGTGTGATCGGAGGTGACGGAAGTCTGACTGGAGCCAACGAGTTCAGGACTGAGTGGAGTGGCCTGCTGGGAGACCTTGTCCGAGCTG gtAAGATTACAGAAGACGAAGCCAAGAAATCTTCCCACCTGAACATCGTAGGCATGGTGGGCTCCATCGACAACGACTTCTGTGGCACTGACATGACCATTGGCACCGACTCCGCCCTGCACCGCATCATAGAGGTGGTGGATGCCATCACCACAACCGCACAGAG CCACCAGAGGACATTTATCCTGGAAGTCATGGGCAGACACTGTGG GTACCTGGCCCTGGTGACAGCTCTGTCCTGTGGTGCAGACTGGGTGTTCATTCCAGAGATGCCCCCAGATGAAGGCTGGGAGGACCACTTGTGCAGGAGGCTGGCAGAc CAAAGGGCCAGAGGGTCTCGTCTGAATGTGATCATTGTAGCCGAGGGTGCAATTGCCAGAAATGGCAAACCGATTACGTCTGACCAGATCAAAAAG CTGGTGACTGACAGACTCGGCTTTGATACTCGCACCACTGTGCTTGGGCATgtacagagaggaggaacacCCTCCGCCTTCGACAGAATCCTG GGCAGCAGGATGGGTGTGGAGGCAGTGATGGCGCTGTTGGAGGCCACTCCAGACACTCCTGCATGTGTGGTCAGCCTATCTGGGAACCAGGCAGTCAGACTGCCGCTCATGGAGTGTGTGCAAGTG ACTAAAGATGTGACCGCTGCCATGGCTGAGGGCAGATTTGAGGATGCCATTAAGCTCAGGGGAAA GAGCTTTGAGAACAACTGGAACACATACAAGCTGCTGGCTCACATTAACCCTCCTGATGTTAAG AGCAACATCAATGTGGCCATCATGAACATCGGTGCTCCCTGTGCTGGTATGAACGCCGCCGTCCGTGCAGCAGTCAGGATGGGCATCATCCAGGGTCACACCATGCTCGCTGTCCATGACGGCTTTGATGGTCTGGCTCAAGGACAG GTTGAGCCTATCAACTGGACTTCAGTGAGTGGCTGGACTGGAAAAGGAGGCTCGATGTTGGGCACCAAGAG AACTCTGCCAAGtaaaaaaatggaggaaatcAGCCAGAACATTGCCAAGTTCAACATCCACTCTTTGGTGATCATTGGTGGATTTGAG GCTTATGTTGGAGGCCTGGAGTTGGTTCAGGCCAGAGAGAAATATGAGGAGATGTGCATTCCCATAGTGGTTATCCCGGCCACCGTCTCTAACAACGTCCCCGGTTCTGATTTCAGCATCGGCGCTGACACTGCCCTCAACACCATCACCTCT ACCTGCGACAGAATCAAACAGTCTGCAGCAGGGACCAAGCGTCGCGTGTTCCTAGTCGAAACTATGGGTGGATATTGCGGCTACTTGGCCACCATGGCCGGTCtggctgctggagctgatgCCGCTTACATTTTTGAGGAAAAATTCAACATTAAAGACCTGGAG GTGAACGTAGAGCATCTTGTGGAGAAGATGAAGACAACAGTGAAGAGAGGGTTGATTCTCAG GAATGAGAACTCCAATGCCAACTACACCACCGACTTCATCTTCAACCTGTACTCAGAGGAGGGCAAAGGCATCTTCGACTGCCGTAAGAATGTTCTCGGACACATGCAGCAG GGCGGCACTCCAACCCCCTTTGACAGAAACTTTGGCACAAAGATGGGTGCCAAGTCTGTCCTGTGGCTGACTGAGAAACTCAAGGAGTGCTATAGACATG GTCGTATCTTCGCCAACACACCAGACTCTGCCTGTGTGCTGGGCATGAGGAAAAGGGCACTCACCTTCCAGCCTCTTGCTGACCTGAAGGCAGACACAGATTTTGA GCATCGCATCCCCAGGACTCAGTGGTGGCTGAAGATCAGGCCCATCATGAAGATCCTGGCCAAGTACAACATCAAACTGGACACATCCGAACACGCCGACATGGAGCATGTGATCAAGAAGAGGAGTCCTCTCGGGAAATAG
- the larp4aa gene encoding la ribonucleoprotein 4Aa isoform X3, whose product MPVASSEAVPNSPHWPPSDISEGYSEPSSAGCKQYTVGFTALDDSSSTATAEIAVNGMDPPELGFSPAESTTGTSVDSKTDEQPISSENLRESLKKELEFYFSRENLSKDLYLMSQMDSDQFVPIWTIASMEGIKVLTTDMELILDVLRSSPMVQVDEKGEKVRPNHKRCIIILREVPETTPVEEVESLFKNDNCPKVISVEFAHNNNWYITFQSDTDAQQAYKYLREEVKTFQGKPIMARIKAINTFFAKNGYRSMDSSLYAQQSQSQSQYSSPLYMQHVYPQQQYPVYGIVPPTWTPSPTPYFETPLAPFPNSSFVNGFGSAGHYKTASNSLNITRPFNRNRVPLYSRKNVINAFRNHVKPQVRTSEVTTASITPVPLESLTALRSPQPPTPAAATTNPVQTTSDLSSTFSHLSSSSSSLDPSDDSSVAGRGRRSTTYRGTRRRREDDRIARPVPLAEVKVSPPKFDLAATNFPPLPGCVVSTQGEPVLENRMSDVVRGLYRDKTEQANKEATVSPGSGQAPVAEEAVVVSSPALAAAKSATQPLGPSAPGITRQEKRVERAEPPAPTPKVTPRAPVQTTVNPPSSTQPVPSSRPQPSAASTPATPSTPAPSTATNPTHAQEPRKLSYAEVCQRPPKDPPPAAPAPASTGTASGQPLRELRVNKAEESGSSSGPGDKQEKSHDREGGWECKESRPPRERDSQGYYRSNGPRGSGGLKFREQRRPPPARRSSPQGGYRHTGKEQNIPPVSPK is encoded by the exons ATGCCTGTGGCCTCCAGCGAGGCTGTTCCCAACAGCCCTCATTGGCCCCCCTCAGACATCAGCGAGG GTTATTCTGAGCCTTCATCTGCTGGGTGCAAGCAGTACACTGTGGGATTCACGGCCCTGGATGACAGCAGCTCCACAGCAACAGCTGAGATAGCAGTAAATGGAATGGACCCTCCAGAGTTGGGATTTTCCCCCGCTGAGTCCACCACAGGGACCTCAG tggACTCCAAAACTGACGAACAGCCGATCTCCTCTGAGAATCTACGAGAGTCTCTGAAGAAAGAGCTGGAGTTTTATTTCTCCAG AGAAAACCTCTCGAAGGATTTATACCTGATGTCGCAGATGGACAGCGACCAGTTTGTCCCTATTTGGACTATAGCCAGCATGGAGGGCATCAAAGTCCTCACCACTGACATGGAGCTCATCCTGGACGTGTTGAGAT CCTCCCCGATGGTACAAGTGGATGAGAAAGGGGAGAAGGTGCGTCCAAATCACAAGCGGTGCATTATCATCCTGAGGGAGGTCCCTGAAACCACACCTGTTGAG GAAGTTGAGTCACTGTTCAAAAACGACAACTGTCCAAAGGTGATAAGTGTTGAGTTtgcacacaacaacaactggtACATCACATTCCAATCGGACACGGACGCTCAGCAG GCATACAAGTACTTGAGAGAGgaagtaaaaacatttcagggaAAACCCATCATG GCCAGAATAAAGGCCATCAACACATTCTTTGCAAAGAATGGCTACCGTAGCATGGACAGCAGCCTGTACGCTCAGCAGTCCCAGAGCCAGTCCCAGTACAGCTCTCCACTCTACATGCAGCATGTCTACCCGCAGCAGCAGTACCCAGTCTACGGCATCGTACCCCCAACCTGGACGCCTTCGCCAACACCATATTTTGAAACTCCTCTG gCACCGTTTCCCAACAGTAGCTTTGTGAATGGATTTGGCTCTGCTGGACACTACAAAACTGCTTCCAACTCTCTTAACATCACTCGCCCGTTCAACAGAAACCG TGTCCCCCTCTATTCAAGAAAGAATGTAATAAATGCCTTCAG AAATCACGTGAAGCCCCAGGTGAGGACAAGCGAGGTGACCACGGCATCTATAACTCCTGTCCCCTTGGAGAGTCTGACTGCACTGCGCAGCCCGCAGCCGCCCACTCCTGCCGCTGCCACCACTAACCCAGTCCAGACAACCTCCGACCTGAGCTCAACGTTCtcacatctctcctcctcttcctcgtcttTGGACCCCAGTGATGACAGCAGTGTGGCCGGACGTGGAAG GCGGAGCACAACCTACAGAGGAACACGGAGGAGGCGAGAAGACGACCGGATCGCG AGGCCAGTGCCGCTAGCAGAGGTCAAGGTTTCGCCACCCAAGTTTGATTTGGCTGCTACAAATTTCCCACCTCTTCCTGGCTGCGTGGTCAGCACACAGGGAGAGCCAGTGCTAGAAAACCGAATGTCAGATGTTGTACGTGGCTTGTACAGGGATAAG ACTGAACAAGCCAATAAAGAAGCCACTGTGAGTCCAGGTTCAGGGCAAGCCCCAGTCGCAGAGGAGGCTGTGGTTGTCTCAAGTCCTGCCCTGGCAGCAGCGAAATCTGCTACACAACCACTTGGGCCCTCAGCTCCTGG TATCACTCGTCAGGAGAAGAGGGTTGAACGGGCAGAGCCGCCCGCTCCGACTCCAAAAGTGACTCCACGCGCACCTGTTCAAACTACCGTGAACCCACCCTCCTCCACACAGCCTGTGCCTAGCTCCAGGCCTCAACCCTCTGCTGCCTCCACGCCAGCGACACCCAGCACGCCGGCCCCATCTACAGCCACTAATCCCACCCATGCACAG GAGCCACGTAAGCTCAGCTACGCCGAGGTGTGCCAACGGCCACCCAAGGACCCTCCCCCTGCGGCCCCTGCTCCAGCTTCCACGGGCACCGCGTCAGGCCAGCCGCTACGCGAGTTGCGCGTGAACAAGGCTGAGGAGTCGGGCTCTAGCAGCGGTCCTGGAGACAAGCAGGAGAAAAGCCACGACCGGGAGGGGGGATGGGAATGCAAGGAGAGCCGGCCACCGCGTGAACGTGACTCTCAAGGCTACTATCGCAGCAATGGCCCCAGAGGCTCAGGGGGCCTCAAGTTTCGGGAGCAGAGGCGCCCTCCTCCAGCTCGACGCAGCTCCCCCCAGGGAGGCTACAGGCACACTGGCAAAGAGCAGAATATCCCACCAGTATCGCCAAAgtaa